The Rhododendron vialii isolate Sample 1 chromosome 5a, ASM3025357v1 genome contains a region encoding:
- the LOC131327674 gene encoding uncharacterized protein LOC131327674 codes for MVSRRGGLGHDNGEPSNVNHDLAQIVQAFIAALNGNRQNQNHDDGPMTRTRAMNEFCKRRPPTFHGDTNPVVAESWLNELKGEARYWWDLMEATHTIANLTFPQFEALLLDKYFPTPLRLAKEQEFLNLKQGTMTVTQYAAKFEELSRYALTSIPTEDKKARRFEWALTTTRKAVVAQAFTTYAEVTKCALRLESEESDFKTRWRKVTISVTAPNFKEEGMEALEIRKLNNPDRPIL; via the exons ATGGTGAGCCGACGCGGTGGACTAGGACACGATAACGGAGAACCCTCTAACGTAAACCACGACCTAGCCCAAATCGTTCAAGCATTCATAGCTGCTTTGAACGGCAACCGTCAGAACCAAAACCATGACGATGGACCcatgacccgaacccgagcgatgaacgagttctgcaaacgccgacctccAACCTTTCACGGAGACACCAACCCTGTCGTGGCTGAGTCGTGGCtgaatgag ctgaagggagaagcccgctattgGTGGGACCTGATGGAGGCCACCCATACCATAGCCAATTTGACCTTTCCCCAGTTCGAGGCCTTGTTGCTTGACAAGTATTTTCCCACGCctcttcgcctagccaaggaacaagagttcctgaaTCTCAAGCAAGGAACAATGACCGTTACacagtacgcggccaaatttgagGAATTGTCCCGTTACGCCCTAACCTCCATACCAACTGAGGACAAGAAGGCCAGAAGGTTCGAGTGGGCGCTGACTACTACTCGCAAGGCTGTGGTAGCTCAAGCTTTCACCACCTATGCCGAGGTTACGAAGTGTGCTCTCCGGCTAGAGAGTGAGGAGAGtgacttcaaaactcgatggaggaag GTCACTATAAGTGTGACTGCCCCCAACTTCAAAGAGGAAGGAATGGAAGCTTTGGAAATCAGAAAGCTCAACAACCCGGACAGGCcgattttgtga